One Candidatus Nanopelagicales bacterium genomic region harbors:
- a CDS encoding FKBP-type peptidyl-prolyl cis-trans isomerase, translating into MRTSMKLLVPMAALALLAAGCSSNTKEAETNTSASPEACSFDKTVDGVTAIQQAASAPELVVAQGAKPPQQLVAEDLCPGEGVAATPTDTVTVDYVGVGYKSRKVFDSSYERGQPATFPLSGVIPGWTEGVSGMKPGGARLLLIPADMAYGSQGTPDGSIAPDEALAFIVEMESIASASTPPSP; encoded by the coding sequence ATGCGTACGTCGATGAAGTTGCTCGTCCCCATGGCCGCGCTGGCGTTGTTGGCCGCCGGCTGCTCGTCCAACACCAAGGAGGCGGAGACGAACACCTCCGCGTCCCCCGAAGCCTGCAGCTTCGACAAGACCGTCGACGGCGTGACTGCGATCCAGCAGGCCGCCTCCGCTCCCGAACTCGTCGTCGCCCAGGGTGCGAAGCCACCCCAGCAACTGGTGGCCGAAGACCTGTGCCCTGGTGAGGGTGTCGCTGCCACGCCGACCGACACGGTCACCGTCGACTACGTCGGGGTTGGATACAAGAGCCGCAAGGTGTTCGACTCGTCCTATGAACGGGGCCAACCGGCCACCTTCCCGCTCAGTGGCGTCATCCCCGGCTGGACCGAAGGGGTCTCCGGCATGAAGCCCGGTGGCGCCCGGCTGCTGCTGATCCCGGCCGACATGGCATACGGCAGCCAAGGCACACCGGACGGATCGATCGCGCCCGACGAAGCCCTGGCGTTCATCGTCGAGATGGAGAGCATCGCGTCCGCCTCGACCCCGCCGTCACCCTGA
- the tatA gene encoding Sec-independent protein translocase subunit TatA has product MRFPQGAEWLIILVLILLLFGAKRLPDMARSLGRSARILKSETKGLRDDENADAQGADQQALPAAPPAPATPAPPAPPVAQATEEQTKPTAS; this is encoded by the coding sequence ATGCGTTTTCCGCAGGGAGCCGAGTGGCTCATCATCCTGGTGCTGATCCTGCTGTTGTTCGGTGCCAAGCGCCTCCCGGACATGGCCCGCAGCCTGGGTCGGTCCGCCCGCATCCTCAAGTCCGAGACCAAGGGCCTGCGTGACGATGAGAACGCCGACGCGCAGGGCGCCGACCAGCAGGCACTGCCGGCGGCTCCGCCTGCTCCGGCGACTCCGGCGCCTCCCGCGCCCCCTGTGGCCCAGGCCACCGAGGAGCAGACGAAACCGACTGCGTCCTGA
- the tatC gene encoding twin-arginine translocase subunit TatC encodes MQRRRPQMAPDGTMPLADHLTELRNRLFKAVLAITVGSVAAWFFYPQIFAFISEPFVSVVDEARANGQDVQLALTGVVDPFVLQLQVTVVAGMLLSAPIWLYQVWRFVTPGLHRNERRWSMIVVLTATPLFFAGAALAYVFMPQALGFLLGFTPQNVSNIVDVSRYVSFFLNTVIVFGIGFLLPLFALLLNLAGVLPAKVLVGAWRWILLGTIVFAAVATPDGNPFTMMMLALPIMVLLMVVMAIAWLNDRRSGRHSLGDTLADDEASTIDDVTPID; translated from the coding sequence ATGCAGCGGCGCCGGCCCCAGATGGCTCCCGACGGCACCATGCCGCTGGCGGACCACCTCACAGAGCTTCGCAACCGGCTGTTCAAGGCGGTTCTGGCCATCACAGTCGGGTCGGTCGCGGCCTGGTTCTTCTATCCGCAGATCTTCGCTTTCATCTCCGAGCCCTTCGTCTCGGTTGTCGATGAAGCGCGCGCCAACGGTCAAGACGTCCAGTTGGCCCTGACCGGAGTGGTCGATCCGTTCGTTCTTCAGTTGCAGGTCACCGTGGTGGCCGGGATGCTGCTGTCCGCCCCGATCTGGCTGTATCAGGTCTGGCGCTTCGTGACGCCGGGCCTGCACCGCAATGAACGGCGCTGGTCGATGATCGTGGTCCTGACCGCGACACCATTGTTCTTCGCGGGAGCCGCCCTGGCGTACGTGTTCATGCCGCAGGCACTCGGCTTCCTGCTGGGGTTCACGCCACAGAACGTCAGCAACATCGTCGATGTGTCCCGCTACGTCAGTTTCTTCCTCAACACAGTCATCGTGTTCGGCATCGGGTTCCTGCTTCCGTTGTTCGCGCTGCTGCTCAACCTCGCTGGAGTGCTGCCCGCGAAGGTGCTGGTCGGCGCCTGGCGCTGGATTCTGCTGGGAACCATCGTGTTCGCCGCGGTGGCCACTCCCGACGGGAACCCCTTCACGATGATGATGCTCGCGCTGCCCATCATGGTGCTGCTGATGGTCGTCATGGCGATCGCATGGCTGAACGATCGACGCTCGGGGCGGCATTCCCTGGGGGACACCCTCGCTGACGATGAGGCGTCGACCATCGACGACGTCACTCCCATCGATTGA
- a CDS encoding diacylglycerol kinase codes for MTLTVGVVINPLSGKGKGGKYAAELGAMLHRRGIDAALLVAGSAEEALAMAQQAVADGVDALIAAGGDGTINLAVQAVAETDTPLGVIPLGTGNDNARLLDLPLDDIEACVDVIADRSVRSVDLGHVSTADGVQRWFLGVLSSGFDSCVNERANRMSWPKGEARYLVGIVAELRTFKPVPYTVVVDGQEIRDKGMLVAVGNGTSYGGGMNVCAGALPDDGELTLTWLHEVGKVEFLRVFPSVYKGTHVNHHAVSQMNGREITLDAPGQIVYADGERIGPLPATVTVRPGALKVIVPRDSELGA; via the coding sequence ATGACTTTGACCGTTGGCGTCGTGATCAACCCCCTGTCCGGCAAGGGCAAGGGAGGCAAGTACGCGGCTGAACTGGGTGCCATGCTGCACCGGCGTGGAATCGACGCGGCTCTGCTCGTGGCGGGCTCCGCCGAGGAGGCGCTGGCGATGGCCCAACAGGCGGTGGCCGACGGGGTCGATGCCCTGATCGCGGCGGGCGGGGACGGCACCATCAACCTCGCGGTTCAGGCAGTCGCCGAGACTGACACGCCGCTCGGCGTCATTCCGCTGGGGACCGGGAACGACAATGCGCGTCTGCTGGACCTTCCACTCGACGACATCGAGGCCTGTGTCGACGTGATCGCCGACCGTTCGGTCCGCTCGGTCGATCTGGGCCATGTCTCCACTGCCGATGGCGTCCAGAGGTGGTTCCTGGGGGTGCTGTCCAGCGGTTTCGACTCGTGTGTGAACGAGCGGGCCAATCGGATGAGTTGGCCGAAGGGCGAAGCCCGCTACCTCGTGGGGATCGTCGCCGAACTGCGAACGTTCAAGCCGGTTCCCTACACGGTGGTGGTCGATGGCCAGGAGATCCGCGACAAGGGAATGCTCGTGGCCGTGGGCAATGGAACGTCCTACGGGGGCGGGATGAATGTCTGCGCGGGAGCCCTGCCCGACGACGGTGAACTGACCCTGACCTGGTTGCACGAGGTCGGCAAAGTGGAGTTCCTGCGCGTGTTCCCATCCGTCTACAAGGGAACCCATGTGAACCACCACGCGGTCTCTCAGATGAACGGCCGCGAGATCACCCTGGATGCGCCCGGTCAGATCGTCTACGCCGACGGCGAGCGGATCGGACCTCTGCCGGCCACCGTCACCGTCCGCCCGGGTGCGCTGAAAGTCATCGTGCCGCGGGACAGCGAACTCGGTGCCTGA